The following are from one region of the Rosistilla carotiformis genome:
- a CDS encoding ATP-binding cassette domain-containing protein: MLIPLGFLVAGIATVLLQDRGLHASPVVLGRYLSVPLPEWLLKMEPLHQLILIGSVGVAIALTQALLLSIFYRIVFLRADSVVAQLHRDTLTRCIEHASTEGVTAQRRRAEHLILNSLPELRCGLIAWYRTTPRRVVILIGCILLAGLVDVWLALLAVVSWLLVWKFYRWLEGMDEPEGSQWELPRSRERLVEMVQEGPMLARLQTGEEFNLLYNAQLQQLMDLQAVRDKTTIRRVPVLLLAATLAIGLLFFALGVNLLDPTSGLTLPAAIVLALSLFGAGMAAASLAKTQHLMQVAADSAATVFSFLDQPTRAGASERLGIGGLNDAIELSHVTLHDGQQQVLANDISLRLEPGSLVALMGSDVAALRAIVELLLGFGRPASGKATLDGMAIADIHPSALGKQVVWVGSDGPIWTGSIEENLRANTDGVTTADLADVTRKVGIYEKIQQLEEGFSAEISPGDSRLEASGRYQVAVARALLAKPAVVIVEELSASQTDLPEDPCLDALQELVKTGTLVVILPHRLRTLRAAERVVLLSNGQIAGEGRHEELLTSSDLYRHLNYQLFNPYRDLK; encoded by the coding sequence TTGCTGATTCCGTTGGGGTTTCTGGTTGCCGGAATCGCAACCGTCTTACTGCAGGATCGCGGGCTGCACGCTTCACCGGTTGTCTTGGGCCGTTATCTGTCGGTGCCGTTGCCCGAATGGCTGTTGAAAATGGAGCCGCTGCATCAATTGATCTTGATCGGCAGCGTTGGCGTCGCGATCGCGCTGACCCAAGCGCTGTTGTTGTCAATCTTCTACCGGATCGTCTTCCTCCGCGCCGACAGCGTCGTCGCCCAACTGCACCGCGACACGTTGACCCGCTGTATCGAACACGCTTCGACCGAAGGGGTCACCGCCCAACGCCGCCGCGCCGAACACTTGATCCTCAACTCGCTCCCCGAACTGCGGTGCGGACTGATCGCTTGGTATCGCACCACGCCCCGCCGCGTCGTGATCCTGATCGGCTGTATCCTGTTGGCCGGACTCGTCGATGTCTGGTTGGCTCTTTTGGCAGTCGTCAGCTGGTTGCTGGTCTGGAAATTTTATCGCTGGCTCGAAGGCATGGATGAACCCGAGGGGAGCCAATGGGAACTGCCGCGGTCGCGCGAACGGCTGGTCGAGATGGTTCAAGAGGGACCGATGCTGGCTCGGCTGCAGACCGGCGAAGAGTTTAACCTGCTGTACAACGCTCAACTGCAACAGTTGATGGATCTGCAAGCGGTCCGCGACAAGACGACGATCCGCCGCGTTCCGGTTCTTTTATTGGCCGCTACGCTGGCGATCGGCCTGCTCTTTTTCGCCCTTGGCGTCAACCTGCTCGACCCGACATCGGGGCTCACGTTGCCAGCGGCGATCGTTTTGGCGCTCAGCCTGTTTGGCGCCGGAATGGCAGCGGCTAGCCTCGCCAAGACGCAACATTTGATGCAAGTCGCCGCCGATTCTGCAGCGACCGTCTTTTCGTTTCTCGATCAACCGACGCGAGCCGGCGCCAGCGAGCGACTGGGAATCGGCGGACTCAACGACGCGATCGAACTCTCGCACGTCACGCTGCATGACGGCCAACAGCAGGTGTTGGCGAACGATATCTCGCTGCGGCTGGAACCAGGCAGCTTGGTCGCCTTGATGGGATCCGACGTCGCCGCGCTCCGCGCGATTGTCGAACTGCTGCTCGGATTTGGCCGCCCCGCCTCGGGCAAAGCGACACTCGACGGGATGGCGATCGCCGACATCCATCCCAGCGCCCTGGGCAAACAAGTCGTTTGGGTCGGCAGCGATGGCCCGATCTGGACCGGTTCGATCGAAGAGAATTTGCGAGCCAACACCGACGGAGTGACCACCGCCGACCTAGCCGATGTGACTCGGAAAGTTGGCATCTACGAAAAGATCCAACAACTCGAAGAGGGCTTCTCGGCAGAGATCTCGCCGGGCGATTCGCGGTTGGAAGCTAGCGGCCGCTATCAAGTCGCCGTCGCTCGGGCGCTGCTGGCCAAGCCGGCGGTCGTGATCGTGGAAGAACTCTCCGCCAGCCAGACCGATCTGCCCGAAGATCCCTGCCTCGATGCGCTGCAGGAGCTTGTCAAAACGGGAACGTTGGTCGTGATCCTTCCGCATCGACTGCGAACGCTGCGAGCTGCCGAACGCGTGGTCCTTCTCAGCAATGGGCAGATCGCTGGCGAAGGGCGGCACGAGGAACTGCTCACTAGCAGCGACTTGTACCGTCACTTGAACTATCAACTGTTCAACCCGTACCGCGATTTAAAATAG
- a CDS encoding DUF4070 domain-containing protein has product MATIAIVNPLFEVSYWGMEHAQAIMGTRANMPVASLPLLAALTPEEHDVTLIDENVEPLDFDRLAQFDIVGVTGMSVQRFRMDEIIQELKSRGVFVALGGPWVTVEEDYFHGLPDVIFVGEAETTWPQFLEEWKTGDHQKRYEQADRTDMTTVPTPRHDLLKNKHYMFGSLQFSRGCPFQCEFCDIIVTFGRKPRIKLASQIINELECLRSEGMRIAFIVDDNLIGNKRGIKPVLEEVAQWQERNGYPLAFMTEASLDLCEDEELMELMARCNIQAVFIGIESPNEESLKETKKFQNVRERGGTLLEKIHQIQDFGIEVWCGLIVGFDNDKPDIFAMQTKFLKESRIALAMVGLLHAIPKTPLHARLRQEGRLDLNDDQPFGTNVIPKQMSRETLRAGYMKTMFDAYTPDVYFDRLDQLYIQDRFRLRAFETEAFRKRPLMRLRHATFYTVGFGVLFWKLMRGTPDRELRKIYRQRIFNLVRHRFTNPSVCFYYLTKCAMHYHQHKMTQQMIEHPDTFVSTIGKSMRTRREATIEQQAPLPVLRNDPPHTASAAECPPHASRSHSR; this is encoded by the coding sequence ATGGCTACGATTGCGATCGTCAATCCGCTGTTTGAAGTGTCGTATTGGGGAATGGAACACGCTCAAGCGATCATGGGAACGCGAGCGAACATGCCGGTCGCCAGCCTGCCGCTACTGGCGGCGCTGACGCCCGAAGAGCACGACGTCACGCTGATCGATGAAAATGTCGAACCGCTCGACTTCGATCGACTCGCTCAATTCGATATCGTCGGCGTCACGGGGATGAGCGTCCAGCGGTTCCGGATGGACGAGATCATCCAGGAACTAAAATCCCGCGGCGTCTTTGTCGCTCTCGGCGGCCCCTGGGTGACGGTCGAAGAGGATTACTTCCACGGCCTACCCGATGTGATCTTTGTCGGCGAAGCGGAAACGACCTGGCCCCAGTTTCTCGAAGAATGGAAAACGGGAGACCACCAAAAACGCTACGAACAGGCCGATCGGACCGACATGACGACGGTTCCCACCCCGCGGCACGATCTGCTGAAAAACAAACACTACATGTTTGGCAGCCTGCAATTCTCTCGTGGCTGTCCGTTCCAGTGCGAGTTCTGCGACATCATCGTCACCTTCGGCCGCAAGCCGCGGATCAAGCTCGCCTCGCAGATCATTAACGAATTGGAGTGCCTGCGCAGCGAAGGAATGCGGATCGCGTTTATTGTCGACGACAATCTGATCGGGAATAAGCGTGGCATCAAACCGGTGCTGGAAGAGGTCGCCCAGTGGCAGGAGCGAAACGGGTACCCGCTGGCTTTTATGACCGAAGCTTCGTTGGACCTCTGCGAAGACGAAGAGTTGATGGAATTGATGGCCCGCTGCAACATCCAAGCTGTCTTCATCGGAATCGAAAGCCCCAACGAGGAATCGCTCAAGGAGACGAAGAAGTTTCAAAACGTCCGCGAGCGAGGCGGCACGCTGCTGGAAAAGATCCACCAGATTCAAGACTTCGGAATCGAAGTCTGGTGCGGGCTGATCGTCGGATTCGACAACGACAAGCCCGACATCTTTGCGATGCAGACGAAGTTCTTGAAAGAGTCGCGGATCGCGTTGGCGATGGTCGGGCTGTTGCATGCGATTCCCAAGACGCCACTGCACGCCAGGCTACGGCAGGAGGGACGGTTGGATCTGAACGACGACCAGCCTTTTGGGACCAATGTGATCCCAAAACAGATGTCACGCGAAACGCTCCGCGCCGGATACATGAAGACGATGTTCGACGCGTATACGCCCGACGTTTACTTTGACCGCTTGGACCAACTGTACATCCAAGACCGATTCCGGCTAAGAGCTTTCGAAACCGAAGCGTTCCGCAAACGGCCCCTGATGCGCCTGCGTCACGCCACGTTTTATACAGTCGGCTTTGGCGTCCTGTTTTGGAAATTGATGCGTGGGACTCCCGATCGGGAGCTCCGCAAAATCTATCGCCAGCGGATCTTCAACCTTGTCAGGCATCGTTTCACCAACCCTTCGGTCTGTTTCTATTACCTCACCAAGTGTGCGATGCACTACCATCAACACAAGATGACCCAACAGATGATCGAACATCCGGACACCTTCGTTTCGACGATCGGAAAGTCGATGCGCACCCGTCGCGAAGCTACAATAGAGCAGCAGGCTCCGCTGCCGGTTTTGAGGAACGATCCTCCGCATACTGCATCCGCCGCTGAATGTCCGCCGCACGCGTCCCGATCCCACTCACG